A genomic segment from uncultured Vibrio sp. encodes:
- a CDS encoding 2,4'-dihydroxyacetophenone dioxygenase family protein produces the protein MSLPEVINHQDFLLTLNTNEESLIKDALPGVDIYPLFLDAENGTWVVRAIFKPGITLPKHYHTGVVHFYTLSGMWHYLEYPDQKQTAGSYLYEPGGSIHTFHCPEESGGADGFMVIQGANINFDQDDNFVNIMDSSWIEQVVIAAAKAQGIVPRYIKPGAIAGLSDEVGE, from the coding sequence ATGTCATTACCAGAAGTTATTAATCATCAGGATTTTTTGTTGACCCTGAACACAAACGAAGAGTCGCTGATCAAAGATGCGCTACCGGGTGTGGATATTTACCCGTTGTTTCTTGATGCAGAAAACGGTACGTGGGTGGTTCGAGCGATATTCAAACCGGGTATCACGTTGCCGAAGCACTACCACACCGGGGTTGTTCATTTTTACACGTTAAGCGGTATGTGGCACTACCTTGAATACCCAGATCAAAAACAAACGGCGGGCAGCTACCTTTATGAGCCTGGCGGTTCTATCCATACTTTCCATTGTCCGGAAGAGTCCGGCGGTGCAGACGGCTTTATGGTGATTCAAGGTGCGAATATCAACTTTGACCAAGATGATAATTTTGTGAACATCATGGATTCTAGTTGGATTGAGCAAGTTGTTATCGCAGCGGCTAAGGCTCAAGGCATCGTTCCACGTTACATTAAGCCAGGTGCGATTGCAGGTCTGAGTGACGAAGTGGGAGAATAA
- a CDS encoding lipoate--protein ligase, whose protein sequence is MVSKNKLIRYVATEVSDVFNKEDELIAQVQSNQLSQALLLWQVKSPTLVLPAGRKWPVSQELLHTLDEAGWKLFSRKTGGAPVPQVPGIINLSHIYHWPEDQLYDIKKAYLDLCAILTAFFEQLGVKVDVHATPYSYCDGEYNLNIAGQKVVGTAQRVLLKKGGGKIVLSQACILIDANVDKIVEPVRLCNQLCGHSDDIRGDVHTPLFDHIEQRPSVDSLFQHLTSAFLDHANTN, encoded by the coding sequence TTGGTTTCTAAGAATAAACTGATCCGTTATGTTGCAACGGAAGTCTCTGATGTCTTTAATAAAGAAGATGAACTGATCGCTCAGGTTCAATCCAATCAACTTTCACAAGCATTACTGCTTTGGCAAGTCAAAAGCCCAACATTGGTTTTGCCAGCGGGGAGAAAGTGGCCGGTCTCGCAAGAATTGCTACACACTTTAGACGAGGCTGGCTGGAAGTTATTCTCACGCAAAACTGGCGGTGCTCCAGTCCCTCAAGTACCGGGCATCATCAACTTATCTCACATCTATCATTGGCCAGAAGATCAGCTTTACGACATAAAAAAAGCCTACCTCGATTTGTGCGCCATCTTAACTGCCTTTTTTGAACAACTTGGCGTTAAGGTCGATGTACACGCCACACCCTATTCGTACTGTGACGGTGAGTACAACTTAAACATTGCCGGACAAAAAGTCGTGGGTACAGCCCAACGTGTGTTACTGAAAAAAGGGGGAGGAAAAATTGTCTTATCCCAAGCTTGCATCCTGATTGATGCCAATGTCGACAAGATCGTTGAACCAGTGCGCCTATGTAACCAACTTTGTGGTCACAGCGATGATATTCGAGGAGATGTCCACACCCCCCTATTCGATCACATAGAACAAAGGCCATCTGTTGACTCGCTATTCCAGCACTTGACCAGTGCGTTTCTGGATCACGCTAATACCAACTAA
- a CDS encoding YdcH family protein, which yields MLGENHSLTHEFPEHSDTISHLSANDTSFAENVRNYNALDKEIRVLELQGNPIDDHEMNILKHNRAELKDWLHSKIMGA from the coding sequence ATGTTAGGTGAAAATCACTCATTAACTCATGAATTTCCAGAACATTCAGATACCATCTCCCATCTGTCAGCAAATGATACGTCCTTTGCTGAAAACGTGAGAAACTACAACGCCTTGGATAAAGAAATACGTGTTTTGGAACTGCAAGGTAACCCCATAGATGATCACGAGATGAATATACTGAAACATAATCGTGCTGAACTGAAAGATTGGTTACATTCCAAGATCATGGGCGCATAG
- a CDS encoding VOC family protein, translating to MKSYVEHANISVVDAQKTIQFLIAAVPEWEVRGGGKIDNWFGRSIEWFHVGDDRSYIAISSGGKGDANHWTSQFTGVKHVGIVVPNVEALIERLRQVGYDLDHRGAEHPFRKNVYYMEDHGLQFEFIEYFSDVPGERNDYEH from the coding sequence ATGAAAAGTTATGTTGAACACGCCAATATCTCAGTTGTGGATGCACAAAAGACGATTCAATTTTTAATTGCCGCGGTTCCTGAATGGGAAGTACGTGGCGGTGGAAAAATTGATAATTGGTTTGGTCGCTCTATTGAGTGGTTTCACGTTGGTGATGACCGTTCTTATATTGCGATCTCTTCAGGAGGAAAGGGCGATGCAAACCATTGGACATCGCAATTTACTGGCGTCAAACATGTGGGAATTGTGGTACCAAATGTAGAGGCGCTCATCGAACGACTAAGACAAGTAGGGTACGATCTTGACCATAGAGGGGCTGAGCACCCGTTCAGAAAGAATGTCTATTACATGGAAGATCACGGGTTACAGTTTGAGTTTATCGAGTACTTCTCGGATGTGCCTGGTGAACGTAACGATTATGAGCACTAA
- a CDS encoding cupin domain-containing protein, whose protein sequence is MLNMNFTQRIVIETTQQAWLASPAAGVWRKPLEREAKESGHTTSIVKYEAGSRFATHYHPFGEEIFVLEGVFSDENGDYPAGTYIRNPPGSHHAPFSQEGCVILVKLNQFDPQDLTEVRIDTNKSEWKPGIGGLQVIPLHDFENERVALVKWPKGEQFQHHRHFGGEEILVLSGELKDELGIYPKHTWMRAPHLSEHTPFVEVDTVIWVKTGHLPVHN, encoded by the coding sequence ATGTTGAATATGAATTTTACTCAGAGAATTGTGATTGAAACAACTCAACAAGCATGGCTCGCCAGCCCGGCTGCGGGCGTTTGGCGTAAGCCACTAGAGCGTGAAGCGAAAGAATCAGGACACACCACCAGTATTGTAAAATATGAAGCTGGATCACGCTTTGCGACGCATTACCATCCGTTTGGTGAGGAAATTTTCGTACTAGAAGGCGTGTTTTCTGATGAAAATGGTGATTACCCTGCTGGCACTTACATTCGCAATCCACCAGGTAGCCATCATGCTCCCTTCAGTCAAGAAGGGTGTGTCATCCTGGTGAAACTGAATCAGTTTGACCCTCAAGATCTTACTGAAGTACGCATAGATACCAACAAATCAGAGTGGAAGCCGGGAATTGGTGGGTTGCAAGTCATACCTCTGCATGACTTTGAAAACGAACGTGTCGCGCTTGTGAAGTGGCCGAAGGGCGAACAGTTTCAACATCACCGACACTTTGGTGGTGAAGAAATTTTGGTTTTATCTGGCGAGCTTAAAGATGAACTCGGCATCTATCCCAAGCATACCTGGATGAGAGCTCCACATTTGAGTGAACACACTCCGTTTGTCGAGGTGGATACCGTGATTTGGGTCAAGACTGGGCATTTACCGGTTCACAATTAA
- a CDS encoding DEAD/DEAH box helicase, with translation MGFTSLGLSAPILKAIQEKGYDTPSPIQAQAIPAILEGKDVMAAAQTGTGKTAGFTLPILESLSNGPRVRGNHIRALILTPTRELAAQVQENVFMYSRHLPLTSAVVFGGVKINPQMLRLRKGADVLVATPGRLMDLYSQNAIKFGQLEVLVLDEADRMLDMGFIRDIRKILDLLPKQRQNLLFSATFSNEIRDLAKGLVNNPVEISVNPANSTARTVEQSIYPADVKKKAPMLVKLINDGDWRQVLVFMRTKHGANRLAKFLVEQNLPAAAIHGNKSQGARTKALADFKSGEIRVLVATDIAARGIDIPQLPQVVNFELPKVAEDYVHRIGRTGRAGEVGKAISLVCAIEAPELFAIERLIQEVLPRKELDGFAPTNVVPESKLDTRPIKPKKPKKPKKPRAPQAEGGNAQPAERKASNGAGKPKRRSFSNGKGNNSGNQSGANQGGAGKPKGNREGQRHSNTQPNGNKPNGNKSGNGGKPAGNRKPQGAKPAGNKPSGQRRQSRPQSTN, from the coding sequence ATGGGTTTTACCTCGTTAGGTCTATCTGCTCCAATCCTTAAAGCTATTCAGGAAAAAGGCTACGATACCCCTTCTCCAATTCAGGCTCAGGCAATTCCGGCAATATTGGAAGGGAAAGACGTCATGGCAGCAGCACAGACCGGCACAGGTAAAACAGCGGGCTTTACGCTGCCAATCCTAGAGAGTTTATCGAATGGACCTCGCGTTCGTGGTAATCACATTCGCGCCCTGATCCTGACCCCAACGCGCGAGCTTGCCGCTCAAGTACAAGAAAACGTCTTCATGTACAGCCGCCACCTCCCACTTACCAGCGCCGTCGTATTTGGTGGTGTAAAGATCAACCCGCAAATGCTGCGCCTGCGCAAAGGTGCGGATGTATTGGTCGCCACGCCAGGTCGACTAATGGATCTTTACAGCCAGAACGCGATTAAATTCGGCCAGCTAGAAGTACTGGTGTTGGACGAAGCTGACCGTATGTTAGATATGGGCTTTATTCGCGATATTCGTAAGATTCTTGATTTATTGCCAAAACAGCGCCAGAACCTACTGTTCTCAGCGACCTTCTCAAATGAAATTCGTGACTTAGCTAAAGGTTTGGTGAACAACCCTGTTGAGATTTCGGTAAACCCGGCAAACTCTACCGCAAGAACCGTTGAACAATCTATCTACCCGGCAGACGTAAAGAAAAAAGCGCCAATGCTGGTGAAGCTGATTAATGATGGCGACTGGCGACAGGTACTGGTATTCATGCGCACAAAACATGGCGCAAACCGCCTGGCTAAGTTCTTGGTAGAGCAAAATCTACCAGCGGCAGCAATTCATGGTAATAAAAGCCAAGGTGCACGTACCAAAGCACTGGCTGATTTTAAATCGGGTGAGATTCGAGTGCTGGTTGCGACTGACATCGCCGCTCGAGGTATTGATATACCTCAGTTACCGCAAGTCGTGAACTTTGAATTACCAAAAGTTGCTGAAGATTACGTGCACCGCATTGGTCGTACTGGCCGTGCTGGCGAAGTCGGCAAAGCAATCTCTCTCGTCTGTGCGATTGAAGCTCCAGAGCTTTTCGCGATTGAACGTTTAATTCAGGAAGTGTTGCCTCGTAAAGAGCTTGATGGTTTCGCACCAACCAATGTCGTGCCAGAGTCAAAACTGGATACACGTCCGATTAAGCCTAAAAAGCCTAAGAAACCTAAAAAGCCAAGAGCACCACAAGCCGAAGGTGGCAATGCTCAACCTGCAGAGAGAAAGGCATCCAACGGTGCCGGTAAACCTAAGCGCCGTTCTTTTAGTAACGGTAAGGGTAACAACAGCGGCAACCAAAGTGGCGCTAACCAAGGCGGTGCGGGTAAACCAAAAGGTAACCGTGAAGGCCAAAGGCATTCAAACACCCAACCAAATGGCAACAAGCCAAATGGAAATAAAAGTGGTAATGGCGGGAAGCCAGCTGGTAATCGCAAGCCACAAGGCGCTAAACCAGCCGGCAATAAACCATCGGGTCAGCGTCGTCAGTCACGCCCTCAAAGCACCAACTAA
- the yghU gene encoding glutathione-dependent disulfide-bond oxidoreductase, with translation MSNEYIPPKVWTNDSENGGQWASINRPDSGARFEQELPVGGHPFQLYSMGTPNGQKVTIMFEELLAAGVKEAEYDAHLIKIGDSDQFGSGFVAVNPNSKIPALVDRSGKDPVNVFESGNILFYLAEKFGLLLPKEGAKRAEVMNWLFWLQGSAPYLGGGFGHFYAYAPEKFEYPINRFTMEAKRQLDVLDKRLAKNEFLGGDEYSIADIATWPWYGNLVLGRAYDAAEFLDVNSYEHVVRWAKAIDQREAVKRGRIVNRTWGEDGEFVAERHSAEDIDNALKPKS, from the coding sequence ATGTCAAACGAGTACATACCTCCAAAAGTTTGGACAAATGACAGTGAAAATGGCGGTCAATGGGCAAGCATAAACCGCCCGGACTCAGGCGCACGTTTTGAGCAAGAGTTACCCGTTGGTGGGCACCCATTCCAGTTGTATTCCATGGGGACTCCAAACGGTCAGAAAGTCACCATCATGTTTGAAGAGCTGTTGGCGGCTGGCGTGAAAGAGGCGGAATACGACGCACATTTGATCAAAATTGGTGATAGCGATCAGTTTGGCTCTGGGTTTGTCGCAGTAAACCCAAATTCAAAAATTCCTGCGCTAGTCGATCGCTCAGGCAAAGATCCAGTGAATGTTTTTGAATCTGGCAACATTCTTTTCTACCTAGCTGAGAAATTTGGCCTGTTGTTACCTAAAGAGGGGGCAAAGCGAGCGGAAGTGATGAACTGGTTGTTCTGGCTACAAGGTTCTGCGCCATATCTGGGCGGTGGTTTTGGGCATTTCTACGCCTATGCACCAGAGAAGTTTGAGTATCCGATCAACCGATTTACCATGGAAGCAAAACGTCAGCTGGACGTTTTGGACAAGCGCTTAGCTAAGAATGAGTTTTTAGGTGGAGATGAATACAGTATCGCGGATATTGCCACTTGGCCTTGGTATGGCAACCTAGTGTTGGGACGAGCTTACGATGCAGCAGAGTTTTTAGATGTTAACAGCTATGAGCATGTGGTTCGCTGGGCCAAAGCTATTGATCAACGAGAAGCGGTAAAACGTGGTCGTATCGTTAACCGAACGTGGGGAGAAGACGGTGAGTTTGTTGCCGAGCGACATAGTGCAGAAGATATTGATAACGCGTTAAAACCAAAATCTTGA
- a CDS encoding beta-ketoacyl-ACP reductase, giving the protein MKNDKVAIVTGAARGIGRAICEQLLEDGFDVIGLDISPVEWSQSPKLTSYQVNLCDSKGVNEVVESVIQQHHRIDVLVNNAGITRDALLQDMLEKDWDSVIDVNLKAVFLLTQSVAPVMLNQGTGSIVNISSIVGTDGNIGQSNYAASKGGVISMSKGWAKELARKGAQIRVNCVAPGFIVTDMTKDLPEKVIKMMEGKTPLGRMGSVRDIANGVAFLASDKSEFITGQVLKIDGGLVL; this is encoded by the coding sequence ATGAAAAATGACAAAGTAGCCATTGTCACGGGTGCCGCTCGCGGTATTGGAAGAGCGATTTGTGAGCAATTACTGGAAGATGGCTTTGATGTCATCGGATTAGATATCTCTCCTGTCGAATGGAGCCAGTCACCCAAGCTCACGAGCTATCAAGTTAATTTATGTGACTCCAAAGGGGTTAATGAAGTCGTAGAGAGTGTTATTCAGCAACATCATCGCATTGATGTACTCGTGAACAATGCAGGTATTACTCGAGACGCTTTACTTCAGGATATGCTGGAGAAAGATTGGGACAGCGTCATTGATGTAAACCTAAAAGCGGTCTTTTTGTTAACTCAGAGCGTCGCTCCGGTCATGCTAAACCAAGGTACTGGGAGCATTGTGAATATCTCGTCTATCGTCGGTACCGATGGGAATATTGGTCAGAGTAACTATGCTGCAAGTAAAGGCGGCGTTATATCAATGAGTAAAGGGTGGGCGAAAGAACTCGCTCGAAAAGGCGCACAAATACGGGTGAATTGCGTTGCTCCCGGATTCATTGTCACCGATATGACCAAAGACCTGCCAGAGAAAGTGATCAAAATGATGGAAGGAAAAACACCTTTAGGAAGAATGGGCTCAGTTCGAGATATTGCCAATGGTGTCGCCTTTTTAGCATCCGATAAGAGTGAGTTCATCACCGGACAAGTCCTGAAAATAGATGGCGGTTTAGTTTTATAA
- a CDS encoding zinc-binding dehydrogenase → MTIMNSIVLQDGSIHLQQVDVPKPAPGQVLVRSLACGICGSDLHIARHTGEVFDVYRKLGVMSESMDDHTEVMLGHEFCAEIVEYGDETQQALPVGSRVTSVPILMSQNGAGVGVTPGIHGAYSEYFLLDEALLLPVPENVPSEAAALTEPLAVGLHAVNRSDIQTDEVALVVGCGPIGLAAITALKLRGVTNILAVDIQDEKLELAKEFGATRVVNPTKEDEVAIGAEVATGSRLVIFECVGKHTLIDDFIRRAPAGARIVVTGIHTAPTSVNYAYATVKELDLCFSYYYQPHEFEQCLQAIAEGKVPWQKMLTAKVGMDGVESAFKQLMAPNDHIKVVIEPWRNGELQVV, encoded by the coding sequence ATGACAATCATGAACAGTATCGTTTTGCAAGATGGCAGCATCCACTTGCAGCAAGTGGATGTGCCGAAGCCAGCTCCAGGCCAAGTACTTGTTCGTAGCTTAGCATGTGGGATTTGTGGCTCAGACTTACACATTGCGCGACATACGGGTGAAGTATTCGATGTTTACCGCAAGCTTGGTGTGATGTCTGAAAGCATGGATGATCATACTGAAGTGATGCTTGGTCATGAGTTTTGTGCGGAAATTGTGGAATACGGTGATGAGACACAACAAGCATTACCCGTTGGCAGTCGAGTAACTTCAGTACCTATCCTAATGAGCCAAAATGGTGCTGGTGTAGGGGTGACTCCGGGGATTCATGGGGCTTACTCTGAATACTTCTTGCTTGATGAAGCTCTGCTTCTGCCTGTTCCTGAGAACGTGCCGTCAGAAGCTGCGGCATTGACTGAGCCACTAGCGGTTGGTTTGCATGCGGTTAACCGTAGTGACATCCAGACTGATGAAGTTGCACTGGTTGTTGGTTGTGGTCCTATTGGTCTTGCTGCTATCACGGCTCTTAAACTGCGTGGTGTTACCAACATTCTGGCGGTCGATATTCAAGATGAGAAGCTGGAACTGGCAAAAGAATTTGGTGCGACACGTGTCGTCAATCCAACTAAGGAAGATGAAGTTGCAATCGGTGCCGAAGTAGCAACAGGTTCACGTCTGGTTATCTTTGAGTGTGTTGGTAAGCATACATTGATTGATGACTTTATCCGCCGTGCTCCAGCTGGTGCTCGCATCGTCGTTACTGGTATTCATACTGCACCTACGAGCGTCAACTACGCTTACGCGACAGTAAAAGAGCTTGATCTATGCTTCTCTTACTACTATCAGCCACATGAGTTTGAACAGTGTCTTCAAGCGATTGCGGAAGGTAAAGTACCATGGCAGAAAATGCTGACGGCGAAAGTGGGTATGGATGGCGTTGAAAGTGCATTTAAGCAACTTATGGCTCCAAATGACCACATCAAGGTTGTGATTGAACCTTGGCGAAATGGTGAATTGCAAGTCGTTTAA